From Etheostoma cragini isolate CJK2018 chromosome 1, CSU_Ecrag_1.0, whole genome shotgun sequence, a single genomic window includes:
- the uacab gene encoding uveal autoantigen with coiled-coil domains and ankyrin repeats, translating to MKSLKYRLKKHELNITNTDWNKYDDRLMKAVERSEVDKVAAVLSKKGIIPTKLDVEGRSAFHLAATRGHLDCLNLILGHSVDVTASDATGKSALHLASRNGHSLCVQKLLQHNSPVGNVDLQGRTALHDAVMAGCSSSVKLLCDSGASVNTTDFDGKTPLVLATQMCHPRICELLLERGADITIRDKQNKTALILGCEYGCKDAVEVLLKSGADMKAVDGLGHDAVHYARLSKNQELVALVKSYLDKATRDKEAAKMEQWKRQYSVERSEAAEVNIRDQILHDLERQNETMQENLKKSHQDQRALLDKVNMLQKQLTQEKIAVEDTQKEKEQLKVLLSAKEREEGARGLETVKVQLRSTMGDYSGQSVIKGKENILVKQAHSLDSEQIFQNAVVSRSLSRPPEKSQPTVGWDVSAELEALRRELEAVKRKQQAAEDETARLQSALNRKNRECQELAQSRDTIQKQADQQVQELEDALGDVQKRMLDSECKVKQLQAHVVAVKEHLGGQATEELRAQLQDIKAKYEGASAEVCRVRNRLKQSEKALDEYKSSENELATEAEKLNQEMEALTAERDELAETLLEMETHLKETQTKHGNTVPAEKFDNMKNLLTNAVDEKERQIAELREDYDRVLEEVAELHRQLNTPSSQGGSGAMSAEEQQRIRAALEEQNDSLKRKLVDVTNKSQALIKEVGQSEEERDILREQLDEINSRIESDFIPMKVHDEARANMVTALEELEDKLVEASERYGKAEAQLQQLLTERPTLQENISRLQSASERHLREVDTLRSQNADLAKKHELLQRKCEDKDKECVQLTAQSQALKQSLEVEYVPREQHEQVKMELSSTLESVKAEMLKLETKGKESAGELKNVKEANDTLKEKLEKVLLEMKKDYMSVKDHKAIADKLNAAVVKAENRANEVAGMYALAQEESLKLTQELEAQKKELDTIQEAIQSKFIPLTAAEEKEHSHSAQVKELTVKLLEMEEKYNAERSARESNRQEKDQLKVEIESVQQRLNSAVVTSEKHKNVEEEFKGKFEELTQKLVRLEQQHREVTLQNANLQNQNALSNAQIQNLQERLKSELTRIATYDTELKALHDAMQQAQADCKKAREAQQEEAQRVCALQKEVQERCGEEASLLQQQAKARDALEAEVAKLRLGLREEEENSAQRAEDVSALQSELLQATQALEEIRYKEDQMNQLKKEKQQLEEEVANLTNELRSLAKESEEAHREASQAREGESRARAEMAALQEKGRAIEREIRELKERYDESLSTIGDLQRRIQTSAQQTEAKDKKITELLTDVERLKQALNGLSQLAYTSNAPNKRQTQHIDTLHGQIKSLQQQLADAERQHREVVSIYRTHLLSAAQGHMDEDVQAALLQIIRMRQEFVC from the exons GTTTCATTTGGCTGCAACGCGAGGACACCTTGACTGTCTCAATCTCATCCTGGGACACAGTGTTGATGTCACTGCGAGTGATGCCACTG GTAAAAGTGCTCTTCACCTGGCTTCAAGAAATGGAcattctctgtgtgtgcagaaaCTCTTGCAG CACAACAGTCCAGTTGGAAATGTGGACCTACAAGGACGAACAGCTCTACACGATGCTG TCATGGCTGGCTGCTCCTCCAGCGTGAAACTTCTCTGTGACAGCGGAGCATCTGTGAATACCACTGATTTC GATGGCAAGACACCTTTGGTGCTGGCAACCCAGATGTGTCATCCACGTATCTgtgagctgctgctggagcGAGGGGCTGACATCACCATCcgggacaaacaaaacaa GACGGCGCTGATTCTGGGCTGCGAGTACGGCTGTAAGGATGCGGTGGAGGTGTTGCTGAAGAGTGGCGCTGACATGAAGGCCGTTGACGGCTTGGGTCACGATGCAGTTCACTACGCTCGCCTCAGCAAGAACCAGGAACTCGTTGCATTGGTCAAAAGTTACCTGGACAAAGCCACCAGAG ATAAGGAGGCTGCAAAGATGGAACAGTGGAAGCGACAG TATTCAGTGGAGAGATCGGAGGCAGCTGAGGTAAACATAAGGGATCAAATCCTACAC GACTTGGAGAGGCAGAACGAGACCATGCAGGAAAATCTCAAGAAGTCCCACCAGGATCAGAGAGCCCTGTTAGATAAGGTCAACATGCTACAAAAACAGCTCACACAG GAAAAGATTGCTGTGGAAGACACTCAAAAAGAG AAGGAGCAGTTGAAGGTGTTACTCAGTgccaaagaaagagaagaaggagcTCGAGGCCTGGAGACTGTCAAGGTCCAGCTCCGGAGTACAATG GGGGACTACTCTGGGCAATCTGTTATCAAAG gtaaagaaaacattttggtcAAACAAGCTCACAGCCTGGATTCTGAGCAG aTATTCCAGAATGCTGTCGTGTCCCGTTCACTGTCCAGACCGCCAGAGAAAAGTCAGCCCACTGTAGGTTGGGACGTCTCTGCTGAACTGGAGGCACTCCGGCGTGAACTCGAGGCAGTCAAGAGAAAACAACAGGCAGCTGAGGACGAGACAGCGCGCCTTCAATCTGCCCTAAACCGTAAAAACCGGGAGTGCCAAGAGTTGGCTCAGAGCCGAGACACCATCCAGAAACAGGCTGACCAGCAGGTTCAAGAACTGGAGGATGCTTTGGGAGATGTCCAGAAGAGGATGCTGGATTCTGAGTGTAAGGTCAAACAGCTGCAAGCCCATGTAGTTGCCGTCAAGGAACACTTAGGAGGCCAGGCGACAGAAGAACTGCGGGCCCAGCTCCAGGACATCAAGGCCAAGTATGAAGGTGCTTCGGCCGAAGTATGTCGCGTTCGTAACCGCCTCAAACAGAGCGAGAAGGCCTTGGACGAGTACAAGAGCAGCGAGAACGAGCTAGCAACAGAGGCAGAAAAGCTGAACCAAGAGATGGAAGCCCTGACTGCAGAAAGAGACGAACTAGCAGAAACCCTTTTAGAAATGGAAACCCATTTGAAGGAGACCCAGACTAAACATGGCAACACAGTGCCAGCTGAGAAGTTTGACAACATGAAAAACTTGCTGACAAACGCAGTAGACGAGAAAGAACGGCAGATTGCTGAGCTGAGGGAAGACTATGATCGTGTGTTGGAGGAGGTGGCGGAGCTACATCGACAGCTGAACACTCCGTCATCCCAGGGAGGATCGGGGGCGATGTCTGCTGAGGAGCAGCAGAGGATACGGGCGGCCCTTGAAGAGCAGAATGATTCATTGAAAAGGAAACTGGTCGATGTGACTAACAAAAGCCAGGCTCTAATTAAGGAGGTCGGCCAGAGCGAGGAGGAAAGAGATATACTACGAGAGCAGCTGGACGAGATCAACAGCAGGATTGAGAGCGATTTTATTCCCATGAAGGTGCATGATGAAGCCCGGGCAAACATGGTGACGGCTTTAGAGGAGCTGGAGGACAAACTGGTGGAAGCCAGCGAACGTTACGGAAAAGCAGAGGCACAACTCCAGCAGCTTCTAACCGAGAGGCCCACGCTGCAGGAGAATATCAGCAGGCTCCAAAGCGCAAGTGAGAGGCACCTTAGGGAAGTGGACACTCTGAGATCTCAGAATGCCGACCTGGCGAAGAAACATGAACTTTTGCAGAGGAAATGTGAAGACAAAGATAAAGAGTGTGTACAGCTGACCGCGCAGAGCCAGGCTCTGAAACAAAGCTTGGAGGTAGAGTATGTTCCCAGAGAGCAGCACGAGCAAGTGAAGATGGAGTTAAGTTCCACCTTAGAGAGTGTTAAAGCTGAGATGTTGAAGTTGGAGACCAAGGGAAAAGAAAGTGCAGGAGAATTGAAGAATGTGAAAGAAGCAAATGATACGTTGAAAgagaagttggaaaaagtccTGTTGGAGATGAAAAAAGACTACATGAGCGTAAAAGACCACAAAGCTATCGCAGACAAGTTGAATGCTGCTGTGGTCAAAGCAGAGAACAGAGCAAATGAAGTTGCTGGGATGTATGCCTTGGCTCAGGAGGAATCGCTAAAGCTTACCCAAGAACTGGAGGCGCAGAAGAAAGAACTTGATACCATACAGGAGGCTATTCAGTCCAAGTTTATCCCGCTGACAGCGGCTGAGGAAAAAGAACACTCGCACAGTGCCCAGGTGAAGGAGTTGACAGTCAAACTGTTGGAAATGGAAGAGAAGTATAACGCAGAAAGGTCTGCCAGAGAGAGCAACAGACAGGAGAAAGATCAACTAAAAGTTGAGATTGAATCTGTTCAACAGAGACTGAACTCTGCTGTGGTTACCAGTGAAAAGCACAAGAATGTGGAGGAAGAGTTCAAGGGTAAATTTGAGGAATTAACACAGAAGTTGGTTAGGCTAGAGCAGCAGCACAGGGAGGTAACGCTTCAGAATGCTAATCTTCAAAACCAGAACGCCCTCAGCAACGCTCAAATCCAGAATCTCCAGGAGCGTCTGAAATCGGAGTTGACTCGGATAGCAACATACGACACAGAGCTCAAAGCCCTCCACGACGCCATGCAGCAAGCCCAGGCCGACTGCAAGAAAGCCAGAGAGGCTCAGCAGGAGGAGGCCCAGAGGGTTTGTGCCCTACAGAAAGAAGTTCAGGAACGCTGTGGGGAAGAGGCATCTCTGCTGCAACAACAGGCCAAGGCCAGGGATGCCCTGGAGGCCGAGGTCGCTAAGCTTCGATTGGGTCTCCGCGAAGAGGAGGAGAACAGCGCCCAGAGGGCTGAAGATGTATCTGCCCTGCAATCTGAGCTCCTTCAGGCCACACAGGCTCTGGAGGAAATTCGCTACAAGGAAGACCAAATGAACCAGCTGAAGAAGGAgaagcagcagctggaggaggaggtggccAATCTGACAAACGAGCTGCGGAGCTTGGCTAAGGAGAGTGAAGAGGCCCACCGGGAGGCATCGCAAGCAAGGGAGGGTGAGAGCAGGGCGCGGGCCGAGATGGCGGCCCTCCAGGAGAAGGGTCGTGCAATTGAGAGAGAAATTAGGGAGCTGAAAGAGAGATATGATGAGTCGCTCAGCACCATCGGTGATCTTCAGAGGAGGATCCAGACATCAGCTCAGCAGACTGAAGCAAAAGACAAGAAG atcaCAGAGTTGCTGACAGATGTTGAGCGATTGAAGCAGGCACTTAACGGTCTGTCCCAGCTGGCATACACAAGCAACGCCCCCAATAAGAGACAGACGCAGCACATCGACACACTCCATGGCCAGATAAAGAGCCTACAGCAACAGCTGGCT GATGCTGAGAGGCAGCACAGGGAGGTGGTTTCAATTTATCGAACTCATCTTCTCAGCGCAGCACAG GGCCACATGGATGAGGACGTCCAGGCCGCCTTACTACAGATCATCCGCATGAGACAGGAGTTTGTGTGTTAA